In Halapricum desulfuricans, a single window of DNA contains:
- a CDS encoding acyltransferase, which produces MEYVTLGIDCTVDENATLGRSNGSDTDQTQIGNDATIRSGTVIYDDVEIGDSFSTGHNVLVREDTTIGDDVLLGTNTVVDGACTIGSSVSCQTNVYVPRQTTIGDSVFLGPSAVLTNDEYPVRVEQDLEGPTLEDDVSVGANATILPGVTIGRGSFVAAGSIVTEDVPPETLAVGTPARHEPLPDPLEGGNTIA; this is translated from the coding sequence ATGGAATACGTCACACTCGGTATCGACTGTACAGTAGACGAGAACGCGACGCTCGGCCGCTCCAACGGCAGCGACACGGATCAGACGCAGATCGGCAACGACGCAACGATCCGGTCGGGGACAGTGATCTACGACGACGTCGAGATCGGCGACTCCTTCTCGACCGGCCACAACGTGCTGGTCCGGGAAGACACGACGATCGGGGACGACGTCCTGCTCGGGACGAATACTGTCGTCGACGGGGCCTGCACGATCGGCTCGTCGGTGAGTTGCCAGACGAACGTCTACGTCCCCCGGCAGACGACGATCGGCGATTCTGTCTTTCTCGGCCCGAGCGCGGTCCTGACCAACGACGAGTACCCGGTCCGCGTCGAGCAGGATCTGGAGGGCCCGACGCTGGAAGACGACGTCTCCGTCGGCGCGAACGCGACGATCCTCCCCGGCGTGACCATCGGCCGCGGATCGTTCGTCGCCGCCGGGAGCATCGTCACCGAGGATGTCCCGCCGGAGACGCTGGCCGTGGGCACGCCCGCGCGACACGAACCGCTGCCGGACCCGCTCGAAGGGGGGAACACGATCGCATGA
- a CDS encoding TrmB family transcriptional regulator — translation MSTEENLEEAIELLQQLGLKEYEARCFVGLSRLETGTAKQLSEMTEVPRTRVYDAIRVLEAQGLVEIHHSSPQRFRAVSIAEATETLRDQYEARVERLQSALETVEVVEQDDESPVQQVWSMVGQEAIENRTNGLITDANDEVVLVLGDQSLLTPALVDTLNAVEDDIELIVGALSEPLQEQIRDAIPNATTFVSGLEWLQGANDTQGETAIGRLLMVDRSTLLVSSIMPESKEERAIFGEGFGNGLVVISRRLMAQGLLQDRDPKH, via the coding sequence ATGAGCACGGAAGAAAACCTGGAGGAAGCGATCGAACTCCTCCAACAACTCGGCTTGAAGGAGTACGAGGCGAGGTGTTTCGTCGGACTGTCGCGCCTGGAGACGGGCACAGCCAAACAACTCAGCGAGATGACGGAGGTGCCGCGCACGCGGGTCTACGACGCGATCCGGGTGCTAGAGGCACAGGGGCTGGTCGAGATCCACCACTCGAGCCCACAGCGGTTTCGGGCGGTCTCGATCGCGGAGGCCACCGAGACGCTCCGTGATCAGTACGAGGCCCGCGTCGAGCGGTTGCAGAGCGCCCTCGAGACGGTCGAAGTGGTCGAGCAGGACGACGAATCGCCCGTCCAGCAGGTGTGGTCGATGGTCGGTCAGGAGGCCATCGAGAACCGGACGAACGGACTCATAACCGATGCGAACGACGAGGTCGTGCTGGTACTCGGCGACCAGTCGCTGCTGACCCCGGCACTCGTCGACACGCTCAACGCGGTTGAGGACGACATCGAGTTGATCGTCGGCGCGTTGAGCGAGCCGCTCCAGGAGCAGATCCGGGACGCCATACCGAACGCGACGACGTTCGTCTCAGGGCTGGAGTGGCTGCAGGGGGCGAACGATACCCAGGGTGAGACCGCGATCGGCCGGCTGCTCATGGTCGACCGGTCGACGCTTCTCGTGAGTTCGATCATGCCCGAAAGCAAGGAGGAGCGGGCTATCTTCGGTGAGGGATTCGGGAACGGGCTCGTGGTGATCTCACGGCGGCTCATGGCGCAGGGCCTGCTGCAGGACCGCGACCCAAAACACTGA
- a CDS encoding DUF7344 domain-containing protein yields MSEETDMLSPDQAFDILSNQRRRYALHYLSDHPEGEKLQELARQLAAWENEIAAEEVSKKQQKRVYVSLYQTHIPKLEAEGVVDYDSESGLITLTRHADDVTTYLQDDEDRSDQWHRYYLALVVAGTVVFTATVLELPVFAVLTPTIVGLTILFAFGVLTVQYFLVRRRESQGVSRSSEH; encoded by the coding sequence ATGTCAGAAGAAACAGATATGCTCTCGCCCGACCAGGCGTTCGATATCCTGAGCAACCAGCGTCGTCGGTATGCCCTGCATTACCTCTCGGACCATCCCGAAGGAGAGAAGCTCCAGGAACTCGCACGCCAGCTCGCCGCCTGGGAGAACGAGATCGCCGCCGAAGAGGTCTCAAAGAAACAGCAAAAACGTGTGTACGTCTCTCTGTATCAGACGCATATCCCCAAGCTCGAAGCCGAAGGGGTCGTCGACTACGATAGCGAGAGCGGGCTGATCACGCTGACTCGCCATGCGGACGACGTCACGACCTACCTACAGGACGACGAAGACCGGTCTGACCAGTGGCACCGCTATTATCTCGCTCTGGTCGTGGCCGGTACCGTCGTCTTCACCGCGACAGTTCTCGAGCTTCCCGTCTTCGCTGTACTCACACCGACGATCGTCGGTCTCACGATTCTCTTCGCGTTCGGTGTTCTCACTGTCCAGTACTTCCTCGTGCGTCGCCGTGAGTCACAGGGGGTATCCAGGAGCAGTGAGCACTAG
- the wecB gene encoding non-hydrolyzing UDP-N-acetylglucosamine 2-epimerase — MKVLTVVGARPQFVKAFPVSEQLSRHEEVLVHTGQHYDEMLSSVFFEELPIPEPSYNLGVGSGSHAVQTAQVMERLDDVVDEEAPDVVLVYGDTNSTLGAGLVAAKRPVRLVHVEAGVRSGDWSMPEEVNRVVVDQCADLLCAPTDRAAETLRAGDVRGEVVVTGDVMYDALLAVREHALAHSTIVDDLGLTGEPYVLATVHRERNTDAEDRLRSIVEGLASVSATVVLPAHPRTVAALEEYGLHEEAASALELVDPVGYLDFVALLSGAERVATDSGGVQKEAFYLDRPCVTLRETTEWPETVEAGWNVLVDADPAAIRTALTRPRPNPEAKPTLYGGGEAAERVVRALSHPPAAMADDD, encoded by the coding sequence ATGAAAGTCCTCACCGTCGTCGGTGCCCGGCCGCAGTTCGTCAAGGCCTTTCCGGTCTCCGAACAGCTCAGCCGCCACGAGGAGGTGCTCGTCCACACGGGCCAGCACTACGACGAGATGCTGTCGTCGGTGTTCTTCGAGGAACTCCCGATCCCGGAGCCGTCGTACAACCTCGGCGTCGGCTCGGGCAGTCACGCCGTCCAGACCGCCCAGGTCATGGAGCGACTCGACGACGTCGTCGACGAGGAAGCCCCCGACGTCGTGCTCGTCTACGGCGACACGAACTCCACGCTCGGGGCCGGGCTGGTCGCCGCAAAGCGCCCGGTTCGGCTCGTCCACGTCGAGGCCGGCGTCCGCAGCGGCGACTGGTCGATGCCCGAGGAGGTCAACCGCGTGGTGGTCGACCAGTGCGCGGACCTGCTGTGTGCCCCCACCGATCGGGCCGCCGAAACGCTGCGAGCCGGCGACGTCCGGGGCGAGGTCGTCGTGACCGGCGACGTGATGTACGACGCGCTGCTGGCGGTCCGGGAGCACGCACTGGCGCACTCCACGATCGTCGATGACCTGGGACTGACCGGGGAGCCGTACGTCCTCGCGACGGTCCACCGCGAGCGAAACACCGACGCCGAGGACCGCCTGCGGTCGATCGTCGAGGGACTCGCGAGCGTGTCGGCTACGGTGGTCCTGCCCGCTCACCCGCGTACGGTCGCGGCACTTGAGGAGTACGGTCTCCACGAGGAGGCGGCCTCGGCACTGGAACTCGTCGACCCGGTGGGCTACCTGGACTTCGTGGCCTTACTCTCGGGCGCAGAGCGAGTCGCCACCGACTCAGGCGGCGTCCAGAAGGAGGCGTTCTATCTCGACCGCCCCTGTGTGACCCTCCGGGAGACGACCGAGTGGCCCGAGACGGTCGAGGCCGGCTGGAACGTCCTCGTCGATGCCGACCCGGCGGCGATCCGGACAGCACTCACACGCCCGCGTCCGAACCCCGAAGCGAAGCCGACGCTGTACGGTGGTGGGGAGGCGGCAGAGCGCGTCGTCCGAGCACTGAGCCACCCACCCGCTGCCATGGCCGACGATGATTGA
- a CDS encoding DUF7344 domain-containing protein codes for MREPIMDECLQLLADGRRRRVIRCLQAAGETTVEDLTVRLLADSPDNSREKIHAELHHTHLPKLQSYGIVEYDRDSGAVQYHAHDGLEQVMDSLPVQTIVPPVKAGNR; via the coding sequence ATGAGAGAACCGATCATGGACGAGTGTCTCCAGTTGCTCGCTGACGGTCGACGGCGTCGGGTGATCCGGTGTCTGCAGGCGGCAGGGGAGACGACAGTCGAAGATCTCACGGTACGGCTACTCGCCGATAGCCCTGATAACTCCCGTGAGAAGATCCACGCCGAACTCCATCACACGCACCTGCCGAAACTCCAGTCCTACGGGATCGTCGAGTACGACCGCGACAGCGGGGCCGTGCAGTATCACGCCCATGACGGACTCGAGCAGGTCATGGATTCACTGCCGGTGCAGACGATCGTTCCGCCTGTCAAGGCCGGAAACAGATAA
- a CDS encoding HalOD1 output domain-containing protein has product MSEDIEKHASGGDARPEGNFHEALQELLISAHENGIDVTGGWQIVPEGDTALAWDVEITQLARETTHQSPTTDRFPIDSILTAVASHEGVEKTELPPLQDSIDVESLETMFDDLADGQPGEVTFYYSGHRVTVYGDGRITVEG; this is encoded by the coding sequence GTGTCTGAAGATATAGAAAAGCATGCTTCAGGGGGAGATGCTAGGCCCGAGGGGAATTTCCACGAGGCCCTGCAAGAACTGTTGATTTCGGCACACGAAAACGGTATCGATGTTACTGGTGGGTGGCAGATCGTTCCCGAGGGCGACACGGCGCTGGCGTGGGACGTCGAAATCACCCAGCTTGCCCGAGAGACCACACACCAGTCGCCGACGACGGATAGGTTTCCGATCGATTCGATTCTGACGGCTGTGGCGTCTCACGAGGGTGTCGAAAAGACTGAGCTCCCGCCGTTGCAGGATTCGATCGACGTCGAGTCGCTGGAGACGATGTTCGACGACCTGGCCGATGGACAGCCCGGCGAAGTGACGTTTTATTATTCCGGACACAGGGTCACCGTCTACGGGGACGGACGGATCACGGTAGAAGGATAG
- a CDS encoding TrmB family transcriptional regulator, whose protein sequence is MTPDPTADPQTVATEQLEQFGLSAYAAQTFVALASLGTGTARDVSRVSDVPRTRVYDAIDELHSRGLVDVRQSSPKEFWVISAETATRTFERELQHRTDLLRTALSELEPETRQDEQRGVWTVEGQRAVTQRVVEFLAGAEDEIVYMTVADLLTADLLEGLQDASARGVTVNLAGVSNPVRDRIREEVPDVETFESLWDWSDTPAGRLLMIDREQTLVSVLVNGDDAVPSDPRSETAIWGTGETNSLVVVLKAIFTWQLDRADDDGTDSSA, encoded by the coding sequence ATGACGCCCGATCCAACAGCGGACCCACAGACGGTCGCCACCGAGCAACTCGAGCAGTTCGGGTTGAGCGCGTACGCAGCGCAGACGTTCGTCGCGCTCGCGAGTCTCGGTACGGGAACGGCAAGGGACGTGAGCCGAGTGTCGGACGTCCCGCGTACGCGCGTCTACGACGCGATCGATGAACTACACAGCCGGGGCCTCGTCGACGTCCGGCAGTCCTCGCCCAAGGAATTCTGGGTCATCTCGGCGGAAACTGCGACGCGAACCTTCGAGCGGGAACTACAGCATCGTACGGATCTGCTCCGGACGGCACTGAGCGAACTCGAACCCGAAACGCGACAGGACGAACAGCGAGGCGTCTGGACAGTCGAGGGCCAGCGAGCGGTCACCCAGCGGGTCGTGGAGTTTCTCGCCGGTGCCGAAGACGAGATCGTCTACATGACCGTTGCGGACCTCCTGACTGCTGACCTGCTCGAAGGATTGCAGGACGCGAGCGCGCGCGGCGTCACGGTCAACCTCGCCGGCGTCTCGAATCCAGTCCGGGATCGCATCCGGGAGGAGGTCCCGGACGTCGAGACCTTCGAGTCCCTGTGGGACTGGTCGGATACGCCCGCCGGCCGACTGCTGATGATCGACAGAGAGCAGACGCTCGTGAGTGTCCTGGTCAACGGCGACGACGCGGTCCCGTCCGACCCACGGTCGGAAACCGCGATCTGGGGCACGGGCGAGACGAACAGCCTCGTCGTCGTCCTAAAAGCGATATTCACCTGGCAACTCGATAGAGCTGACGACGACGGAACTGACTCGTCGGCGTGA
- a CDS encoding nucleotide sugar dehydrogenase has protein sequence MSRSEQSLERLYGSGATPDEQRRAFTDGQVPVAVYGLGKMGVPLAAVYASVTGNVTGVDISESVVGTINDGRSPVENEPGLEAEIERTVSSGALSATTDVEEAAADASVHVVIVPTLLDDQDVPDLSTLTTLTRDIGMQLDPGDIVVVESTVPPGTCAETLWPILRRSVPDPESVGLAFCPERTMSGRALQDIRGAYPKIVGGIDDESTRVAELVYGEITTNDVHAAPDARTAECVKVFEGIYRDVNIALANELATVAPELGVDVPEAIELANTQPFCDIHRPGIGVGGHCIPVYPYFLLDSIETSAPIVRMARQINDSMPLYAIEQLREAMDGSDHPLFGANVAVLGVTYRPDVDEVRYSPAFSVVRDLNQLGANVYLVDPVCSDLSPFEGTPTSVDKLHRLDLDAAVLVTDHSAFDRVRWDRMDPMVVVDGRQALTLTGSGHTVRTIGDGRGVE, from the coding sequence ATGTCACGATCTGAACAGTCACTGGAACGGTTGTACGGTTCGGGAGCGACGCCGGACGAACAGCGGCGTGCGTTCACCGACGGACAGGTACCGGTCGCCGTGTACGGACTCGGAAAGATGGGGGTGCCGCTCGCGGCCGTCTACGCTTCCGTCACCGGAAACGTCACCGGCGTCGACATCAGCGAGTCGGTCGTCGGGACGATCAACGACGGTCGCTCGCCCGTCGAGAACGAACCCGGACTGGAGGCGGAGATTGAGCGAACCGTCTCCAGTGGAGCACTGTCGGCGACCACCGACGTTGAGGAAGCTGCCGCCGATGCGAGCGTCCACGTGGTGATCGTCCCCACCCTGCTCGACGATCAGGACGTGCCGGATCTGTCGACGCTGACGACGCTCACCCGAGACATCGGCATGCAACTCGATCCCGGTGATATCGTCGTCGTCGAGTCGACGGTGCCGCCCGGGACCTGCGCGGAGACGCTGTGGCCGATCCTCCGCCGGAGCGTCCCCGATCCCGAGAGCGTCGGGCTGGCGTTCTGTCCCGAGCGGACGATGAGCGGACGCGCGTTGCAGGACATCCGCGGGGCCTACCCGAAGATCGTCGGCGGGATCGACGACGAGAGCACGCGCGTCGCGGAACTCGTCTACGGGGAGATCACGACGAACGACGTCCACGCCGCCCCGGACGCCCGAACCGCCGAGTGTGTGAAGGTGTTCGAGGGGATCTACCGCGACGTCAACATCGCCCTGGCGAACGAACTCGCCACGGTCGCCCCCGAACTCGGCGTGGACGTCCCCGAGGCGATCGAACTCGCCAACACCCAGCCGTTCTGTGACATCCACAGACCGGGTATCGGCGTCGGCGGTCACTGCATTCCGGTGTACCCCTACTTCCTGCTGGACAGCATCGAGACCTCGGCCCCGATCGTGCGCATGGCCCGCCAGATCAACGACAGCATGCCGCTGTACGCGATCGAGCAACTCCGGGAGGCCATGGACGGATCGGATCACCCGCTGTTCGGCGCGAACGTGGCCGTCCTCGGGGTGACCTACCGGCCGGACGTCGACGAAGTCCGGTACTCGCCAGCGTTCTCCGTCGTCCGGGATCTGAACCAGCTGGGCGCGAACGTCTACCTCGTCGATCCGGTCTGTTCGGACCTCTCTCCGTTTGAGGGGACGCCGACGAGCGTCGATAAACTGCACAGACTGGATCTCGATGCCGCCGTCCTCGTCACCGATCACAGCGCGTTCGACCGGGTCCGGTGGGACCGGATGGACCCCATGGTCGTCGTCGACGGTCGGCAGGCGCTGACCCTCACGGGGTCGGGCCACACCGTCCGAACGATCGGTGACGGCCGCGGGGTAGAGTGA
- a CDS encoding Gfo/Idh/MocA family protein has product MTDETLAAGVYGVGQMGSHHARVYEELPNVDLVGIYDNDPERALSVAADHGTSPRDPEDLFEAVDVLSIAVPTAYHYDIASRAIDRGIHVLVEKPFVETDGQAETLIEQAEDNGVVLQVGHIERFNPAVRTLQDVVADLDVIAVDARRLGPPLDRDMGTSVALDLMLHDLDVVLDVLDVPVRSVTADGTEDGQYVTASVTFEDGVIGTFTASRLTQQKIRKLSITARSCKVDVDYIDRSVHIYRKSYPEFVEEKGSVRYRYENLIEQPMVENGEPLKNQLESFTAAVRSGEEPIVTGEDGRRALALANRIEALAAEESEVAPNVTI; this is encoded by the coding sequence ATGACCGACGAAACCCTCGCCGCCGGCGTCTACGGCGTCGGCCAGATGGGGAGCCATCACGCCCGCGTCTACGAGGAGCTCCCGAACGTCGATCTGGTGGGCATCTACGACAACGATCCGGAACGCGCGTTGTCGGTCGCCGCAGACCACGGGACGAGTCCCCGCGACCCCGAGGACCTCTTCGAGGCGGTCGACGTCCTCTCGATCGCGGTCCCGACGGCGTATCACTACGATATCGCCAGCCGGGCGATCGACCGCGGAATCCACGTGCTCGTCGAGAAGCCGTTCGTCGAGACCGACGGACAGGCCGAGACGCTGATCGAGCAGGCCGAGGACAACGGCGTGGTGCTGCAGGTCGGGCACATCGAGCGGTTCAACCCCGCCGTCAGGACCCTTCAGGACGTCGTGGCCGACCTGGACGTGATCGCCGTCGATGCCCGCCGGCTCGGACCGCCACTGGACCGGGACATGGGCACCAGCGTGGCGCTCGATCTCATGCTGCACGACCTGGACGTGGTTCTGGACGTGCTGGACGTTCCAGTCCGGAGCGTGACAGCCGACGGGACCGAGGACGGCCAGTACGTCACCGCCTCGGTGACCTTCGAGGACGGTGTCATCGGGACGTTCACGGCCAGCCGCCTCACCCAGCAGAAGATCCGGAAACTCTCGATCACCGCCCGCAGTTGCAAGGTCGACGTCGACTACATCGATCGCTCGGTCCACATCTACCGCAAGTCCTACCCCGAGTTCGTCGAGGAGAAGGGGTCAGTCCGGTATCGATACGAGAACCTGATCGAGCAGCCGATGGTCGAGAACGGCGAACCGCTGAAAAACCAGCTCGAATCGTTCACGGCCGCCGTCCGATCCGGTGAGGAACCGATCGTGACGGGCGAAGATGGACGGCGGGCACTGGCGCTGGCCAACCGTATCGAGGCGCTCGCCGCGGAGGAATCTGAGGTGGCACCAAATGTCACGATCTGA
- a CDS encoding glycosyltransferase family 2 protein encodes MYKGQTVGVVIPAYNEAGFVGEVIATVPAFVDRIYAVDDASTDDTWTEITEQAQRMNDRQSEQSLVTADGGVSYRQRVVTARHERNRGVGAAIKTGYRQAVEDGIDVVAVMNADRQMDPDILNRIVDPVAEGRADYAKGNRLERPEYRASMSRWRLFGNAILTLLTKVASGYWGMMDPQNGYTAVSREALEAIDLDAVYDRFGFCNDMLVHMNVHRFRIADVDMPAVYGEETSHIEYSSFVPQLSLLLARQFLWRLRVRHLDDGVHPPAAFYGFSATGLLAGFGHGIRSLWNAGESGRTTTYGLLFGVVMLVAAVVFDRRDNEELEVKG; translated from the coding sequence ATGTACAAGGGTCAGACCGTCGGCGTCGTCATTCCCGCCTACAACGAGGCGGGATTCGTCGGAGAGGTTATCGCGACGGTCCCGGCCTTTGTCGACCGGATCTACGCTGTCGACGACGCCTCGACTGACGACACCTGGACGGAGATCACCGAACAGGCACAGCGAATGAACGACCGACAGAGCGAGCAGTCACTCGTCACGGCCGACGGCGGCGTCAGCTACCGGCAACGCGTCGTGACGGCCAGACACGAACGGAACCGGGGTGTCGGGGCCGCGATCAAGACGGGGTATCGCCAGGCCGTCGAGGACGGCATCGACGTCGTGGCTGTGATGAACGCCGACAGACAGATGGACCCCGACATCCTCAATCGGATCGTCGATCCGGTCGCGGAGGGTCGGGCCGACTACGCCAAGGGCAACCGACTCGAACGACCGGAGTACCGGGCGTCGATGTCCCGCTGGCGGCTGTTCGGCAACGCAATCTTGACCCTCCTCACCAAGGTCGCCAGCGGCTACTGGGGGATGATGGACCCACAGAACGGGTACACGGCAGTCTCCCGGGAAGCACTGGAGGCGATCGATCTCGACGCGGTGTACGACCGGTTCGGGTTCTGCAACGATATGCTCGTTCACATGAACGTCCATCGGTTCCGGATCGCCGACGTCGACATGCCCGCGGTCTACGGCGAGGAGACCAGCCACATCGAGTACTCCTCGTTCGTGCCACAGCTCTCGCTGTTGCTGGCACGACAGTTCCTGTGGCGACTCCGGGTTCGCCATCTCGACGACGGTGTCCATCCCCCTGCCGCCTTCTACGGGTTCAGCGCGACCGGGTTGCTGGCCGGGTTCGGCCACGGCATCCGGTCGCTGTGGAACGCCGGAGAGAGCGGGCGCACAACCACGTACGGGCTGCTGTTCGGCGTCGTCATGTTGGTCGCCGCGGTCGTGTTCGACCGGCGGGACAACGAGGAACTGGAGGTCAAGGGATGA
- a CDS encoding DegT/DnrJ/EryC1/StrS family aminotransferase, whose translation MISLAAPDIGEPEFESVEDVIKEGRLVAGEEVEQFEASFAEYVGAEHGVATVNGTAALHTALEALGIGEGDSVVTTPFSFIATANAIRFANAEPVFADIDPETLNLDPDSAEAAVREHDADAILVVHLYGQPARMERFREIADAHDLALIEDAAQAHGATIDGEHVGTIGDAGCFSFYPTKNMTTGEGGIVVTDDEAVARRADQFINHGRTGSYTHATLGHNYRMTNIAGAIGLTQLQKLPYYVDQRRRNAQRLLEELDGDRLELPEPRPGTEHAYHQFTVQYPQRNALKLDLEERDIGTGVYYPTTIHRQGAYAGEEATTPVAERATDQVLSLPVHPGLTDEDITTIVEAVERHLTRAWEAIGE comes from the coding sequence ATGATATCGCTTGCAGCCCCGGACATCGGCGAGCCGGAGTTCGAGAGCGTCGAAGACGTGATCAAAGAGGGTCGACTCGTCGCCGGAGAAGAGGTCGAACAGTTCGAGGCGTCGTTCGCGGAGTACGTCGGTGCCGAGCACGGCGTCGCGACCGTCAACGGGACCGCAGCGCTGCACACCGCTCTGGAAGCGCTCGGTATCGGCGAGGGCGACAGCGTCGTCACGACGCCGTTTTCGTTCATCGCGACCGCGAACGCGATCCGGTTCGCCAACGCCGAGCCGGTGTTCGCCGATATCGATCCCGAGACGCTCAATCTCGATCCCGACAGCGCCGAGGCGGCCGTCCGCGAACACGACGCCGACGCGATACTCGTCGTCCACCTCTACGGCCAGCCGGCGCGGATGGAGCGGTTCCGCGAGATCGCCGACGCCCACGACCTGGCGCTGATCGAGGACGCCGCCCAGGCTCACGGCGCGACCATCGACGGCGAACACGTCGGCACGATCGGTGACGCCGGCTGTTTCTCGTTTTACCCGACCAAGAACATGACGACCGGCGAGGGCGGGATCGTCGTCACCGACGACGAGGCTGTCGCTCGTCGAGCCGACCAGTTCATCAACCACGGGCGCACGGGCTCGTACACGCACGCGACGCTGGGGCACAACTACCGAATGACCAACATCGCCGGCGCGATCGGTCTCACCCAGCTGCAGAAACTCCCGTACTACGTCGACCAGCGCCGCCGCAACGCCCAGCGCCTGCTCGAGGAACTGGACGGCGACAGGCTTGAGTTGCCCGAACCGCGCCCCGGAACCGAGCACGCCTACCACCAGTTCACCGTCCAGTACCCCCAGCGCAACGCGCTGAAACTTGACCTCGAGGAGCGCGACATCGGAACCGGCGTCTACTACCCGACGACGATCCACAGACAGGGGGCCTATGCCGGCGAGGAGGCCACCACACCGGTCGCCGAGCGAGCCACGGATCAAGTGCTCTCGCTGCCGGTCCATCCGGGGCTCACGGACGAGGACATCACCACCATCGTCGAGGCGGTCGAGAGACACCTCACTCGCGCCTGGGAGGCGATCGGCGAATGA
- a CDS encoding helix-turn-helix domain-containing protein codes for MGIVTEITVPGDAFELGASLAPLEDVHVTFERVVPTGGQLFPYMWVSTDDHTLFCQLLQRNPAVEDLEMVHREEERALYDVSWCDDTDGFLSCLRTTDLVVLRAGGTAGSWEFELRFADQETISAFQKKCADCAISISVDRVTTKSVSDPLEEKLTKSQRRTVQLALEKGYFDVPRKTTLVELAAELDVSDQAVSARIRRATKKLSQQLLLPYQSEEHKQAPPKQR; via the coding sequence ATGGGGATCGTTACCGAGATCACGGTCCCCGGCGATGCGTTCGAACTCGGGGCGTCGCTCGCGCCGCTCGAGGACGTGCACGTGACGTTCGAGCGAGTGGTACCGACCGGCGGCCAGCTGTTTCCGTACATGTGGGTCTCGACGGACGATCACACGCTGTTCTGTCAGCTCCTCCAGCGGAACCCGGCGGTCGAGGATCTGGAGATGGTTCACCGGGAGGAGGAGCGGGCGCTGTACGACGTCTCCTGGTGTGACGACACGGACGGGTTCCTGTCCTGTCTCCGGACCACCGACCTGGTCGTGCTCCGGGCTGGCGGCACAGCCGGTTCCTGGGAGTTCGAACTCCGGTTCGCCGACCAGGAAACTATCTCCGCCTTCCAGAAGAAGTGTGCCGACTGCGCGATCTCGATCTCCGTCGACAGAGTCACCACCAAGAGCGTCTCGGACCCGCTGGAGGAGAAGCTCACGAAATCCCAGCGCCGGACCGTCCAGCTCGCCCTCGAAAAGGGGTATTTCGACGTGCCGCGAAAGACGACGCTCGTGGAACTGGCGGCGGAACTGGACGTGTCCGATCAGGCAGTCTCGGCCCGGATCCGTCGAGCCACCAAAAAGCTCTCACAGCAACTGCTCTTGCCCTACCAGTCCGAGGAACACAAGCAGGCACCACCGAAACAGCGATAG